A single genomic interval of Deltaproteobacteria bacterium harbors:
- a CDS encoding FAD-dependent oxidoreductase, with protein sequence MGGQEELKGPDLGHDGIAATALADGAMLEGHVDGVAVLLARRGAKVFAIGARCTHYGAPLADGAMSGELVRCPWHHAAFDLRTGAAVAPPALDPVTCWNVDQRGGRIFVAGKQHPQTAQRLTGDAPRRIVVLGAGAAGACAVETLRREGYEGDLLLVGRDEFVPVDRPNLSKDYLAGTAPEEWISLRSRGFYADRGIDLCLGVAAEALDTKVRTVRLSNGTSITYDALLLATGADPIRLPIPGHDLPHVHTLRSLADSRAIIARLSHARRAVVLGASFIGLEVAASLRARGLEVDVVAPEKQPLEKTLGAVGGFVRSLHEDHGVRFHLERKPVAITAHEVTLDDGSRLAAELVVMGVGVRPTSELAQAAGLAVDGGILTDAYLETSVPGIFAAGDVARYATAHGTRQRVEHWVHAQRQGQVAAENILGRRRPFTQVPFFWSAHYDVTISYVGHAERWDSVELAGSLERRDAMVAYRAAGVICAVATVGRNRASLRAEEALERGDHRALEDLLREQRAPAGGARSSATRP encoded by the coding sequence ATGGGTGGACAGGAGGAACTGAAGGGCCCGGATCTCGGCCACGACGGGATCGCGGCCACGGCTCTCGCCGACGGTGCGATGCTGGAGGGACACGTGGACGGCGTGGCGGTGCTTCTCGCTCGGCGCGGTGCCAAGGTCTTCGCCATCGGCGCCCGGTGCACGCACTACGGGGCGCCGCTCGCCGACGGAGCCATGAGCGGCGAGCTCGTACGGTGCCCGTGGCACCACGCGGCCTTCGACCTGCGCACCGGCGCGGCCGTCGCGCCGCCGGCGCTCGACCCCGTGACGTGCTGGAACGTGGACCAGCGCGGCGGGCGCATCTTCGTGGCCGGCAAACAGCACCCGCAGACGGCTCAGCGCCTGACGGGCGATGCACCTCGGCGCATCGTAGTCCTCGGCGCCGGTGCCGCGGGCGCCTGCGCCGTGGAGACGCTGCGGCGCGAGGGCTACGAAGGTGACCTGCTGCTCGTCGGACGCGACGAGTTCGTACCCGTCGACCGGCCGAACCTCTCCAAGGACTACCTGGCCGGCACCGCCCCCGAGGAATGGATTTCGCTCCGCTCGCGCGGCTTCTACGCCGATCGTGGCATCGATCTCTGCCTCGGAGTCGCCGCCGAGGCTCTGGACACGAAGGTCCGGACCGTCCGGCTCTCGAACGGCACGTCGATCACCTACGACGCGCTCCTGCTCGCCACCGGCGCCGACCCGATCCGGCTGCCGATCCCCGGCCACGACCTCCCCCACGTGCACACGCTGCGCTCCCTCGCCGACAGCCGGGCGATCATCGCGCGCCTGTCGCACGCGAGACGGGCCGTGGTCCTCGGCGCCAGCTTCATCGGGCTCGAGGTCGCCGCGTCGCTGCGCGCTCGCGGCCTCGAGGTGGACGTCGTCGCGCCGGAGAAGCAGCCCCTCGAGAAGACGCTGGGCGCCGTGGGGGGCTTCGTGCGCTCGCTGCACGAAGACCACGGGGTGCGCTTCCACCTGGAGCGGAAGCCGGTCGCCATCACCGCCCACGAGGTGACGCTGGACGACGGCAGCCGGCTCGCCGCTGAGCTGGTGGTGATGGGGGTCGGGGTCCGACCGACGAGCGAGCTCGCGCAAGCCGCAGGCCTCGCCGTGGATGGCGGCATCCTCACGGACGCGTACCTGGAAACGAGCGTTCCGGGCATCTTCGCGGCGGGCGACGTGGCGCGCTACGCCACGGCCCACGGCACGCGGCAACGCGTGGAGCATTGGGTCCACGCGCAGAGGCAGGGGCAGGTCGCGGCCGAGAACATCCTCGGGCGAAGACGCCCCTTCACGCAGGTCCCCTTCTTCTGGAGCGCGCACTACGACGTGACGATCTCGTACGTCGGCCACGCCGAGAGGTGGGACTCGGTGGAGCTCGCGGGCAGCCTGGAGCGCCGCGACGCGATGGTCGCGTACCGCGCGGCAGGGGTGATCTGCGCCGTGGCCACTGTGGGGCGCAATCGGGCCAGCTTGAGAGCGGAGGAGGCGCTCGAGCGGGGCGACCATCGGGCCCTGGAGGACTTGCTGAGGGAGCAACGGGCGCCAGCCGGCGGCGCACGGAGCTCCGCGACGAGACCGTGA
- a CDS encoding lmo0937 family membrane protein — protein MLWAIMIALAVLWAVGLVSSYTLGGFIHILILAAVVLLVVRLVQGHRHSTAS, from the coding sequence ATGTTGTGGGCCATCATGATTGCGTTGGCCGTGTTGTGGGCGGTCGGCCTGGTGAGTTCCTACACGCTCGGAGGCTTCATCCACATCCTGATCCTCGCGGCGGTCGTGCTGCTCGTCGTGCGGCTGGTGCAAGGACACCGGCACAGCACCGCCAGCTAG
- a CDS encoding DUF4398 and OmpA-like domain-containing protein produces MHVYGSYVTRVVSIAAFATLGVGCATVAPTELVRAREAYQRSTLGLAAARAPAELHKAKASLDKAEESFAEEPTSRRTRDLSYVAERKAQLADAIAEARRADKSRLEAEQEYLTRQQQRAQQTSKALADTRGELADTERSRQAGSRALGAERAARLGAEAKAKEAAEALAKLAAVKEEERGLVITLSGSVLFASNQATLLPSAQTRLNQVADVLLTTKERTLVVEGHTDSQGTSGYNLGLSQRRADAVRTYLISRGYAADLIRARGFGKERPVTENSSVEGRANNRRVEIVVEPKLKASL; encoded by the coding sequence ATGCACGTCTATGGAAGCTATGTGACGCGAGTCGTTTCGATCGCTGCCTTCGCAACCCTCGGAGTGGGTTGCGCCACGGTGGCTCCCACGGAGCTGGTGCGCGCGAGAGAGGCCTACCAGCGCTCGACCCTCGGGCTCGCCGCCGCGAGGGCCCCAGCCGAGCTGCACAAGGCCAAGGCGTCGCTCGACAAGGCCGAGGAGTCCTTCGCCGAGGAGCCGACGTCACGCCGGACGCGCGACCTCTCGTACGTCGCCGAACGCAAGGCGCAGCTCGCAGACGCGATCGCCGAGGCCCGGCGGGCCGACAAGTCGCGCCTGGAGGCGGAGCAGGAGTACCTGACGAGGCAGCAGCAGCGGGCCCAGCAGACCAGCAAGGCGCTGGCCGATACCCGTGGGGAGCTCGCGGACACCGAGCGCTCGCGGCAGGCCGGGTCCAGGGCGCTCGGCGCCGAGCGCGCTGCGCGCCTTGGCGCAGAGGCGAAGGCGAAGGAGGCGGCGGAGGCCCTCGCCAAGCTGGCCGCTGTCAAGGAGGAGGAGCGCGGCCTGGTGATCACGCTCTCGGGGAGCGTCCTCTTCGCCAGCAACCAGGCCACCCTCCTGCCGTCGGCGCAGACGCGACTGAACCAGGTCGCGGACGTGCTCCTGACGACCAAGGAGCGCACGCTGGTCGTCGAGGGCCACACGGACTCGCAGGGGACCTCCGGGTACAACCTCGGCCTCTCGCAGCGCCGAGCCGACGCCGTCCGGACGTACCTCATCTCGCGCGGGTACGCGGCCGATCTGATCCGGGCGCGCGGCTTCGGCAAGGAGCGTCCGGTGACGGAGAACAGCAGCGTCGAGGGGCGCGCCAATAACCGGCGCGTGGAGATCGTCGTCGAGCCCAAGCTCAAGGCGTCGCTGTAG
- a CDS encoding DUF4398 domain-containing protein: protein MRTRNALVAVLWLAGCATAGPSGETMEATASSIRAADELGAPKVPQAALHLQLAKEQSQHAKQLIAAGDGEEGALLMMRADADAELAVALARSSVETAKARKAIEKVRTVQTSAP from the coding sequence ATGAGAACGAGAAACGCGTTGGTGGCGGTGCTCTGGCTCGCTGGCTGCGCCACGGCCGGACCGTCGGGCGAAACCATGGAGGCGACGGCGTCCTCGATCCGGGCGGCGGACGAGCTCGGAGCGCCCAAGGTCCCGCAGGCGGCGCTGCACCTGCAGCTCGCCAAGGAGCAGTCGCAGCACGCCAAGCAGCTCATCGCAGCGGGTGACGGCGAGGAAGGTGCGCTCCTGATGATGCGCGCCGATGCCGATGCGGAGCTGGCGGTGGCGCTCGCCCGCAGCTCGGTCGAGACGGCCAAGGCCCGCAAGGCGATCGAGAAGGTCCGAACCGTACAAACCAGTGCTCCGTAA
- a CDS encoding GlsB/YeaQ/YmgE family stress response membrane protein: MHIAWMVLIGLLVGTAAHLAMPGRVGGVVMTITLGLTGSLLAGFFVRALGFYQGAFDAPGVVASAFGALLLLFIFRLIVGRRTQTPAR, from the coding sequence ATGCACATTGCGTGGATGGTGTTGATCGGACTTCTGGTGGGTACGGCCGCCCACCTAGCGATGCCTGGACGCGTGGGAGGCGTGGTCATGACCATCACGCTGGGGCTCACCGGTTCCCTGCTGGCGGGCTTCTTCGTGCGCGCGCTCGGCTTCTATCAGGGCGCCTTCGATGCACCGGGAGTCGTCGCCTCCGCCTTCGGAGCGCTGCTGCTGCTCTTTATCTTCCGGCTCATCGTGGGCCGACGCACTCAGACCCCGGCGAGGTGA
- a CDS encoding histidine kinase yields MARWVILSIAVILVALTLVGGTMISLARREQAALLARFTEARQQRVERVAASVAHGLATAAENLRAVARLLPHATGEERQHALTAALALIKPFHLIEVFDAAGRRRLSVAGPSLRPRLDAASLQAVMAQSATRVGSLRPGALFVSPRLSGGPPDGYYVFAIGLPGAPGGLSGGVIAVLVDTRPFFEALGPLSAEHGSRLLVLDPAGRPGHATSERLLPLLDQGDAQGTAPGWSSVLRELRAGGRGARVLDEEEVRRAGLGLEPLVAAYAPVRVDRGTHWSLATFSSTAVLQAERRAALVRRGLISGALVVCFIGLAAFIFYAARRTAVLRDRLRYAAEIEYLHEKTEKILDNIPTGILALSDDGVTVAVNRVLRERMPPTALGAPLPEAFPEAASGTILRLRGLIEQTRLSNQVQSLFGEFLALFGDEERYNVHVVPLEPRFPDTRFLVVIEDLSEVRALEDQLLRAEKLATVGVLAAGIAHEIGTPLGVVRGRAEYVLGKLGPDHSQARGVQVIIEQIDHVTSTLRQLLDFSRVKSAVVRPVAVQAVVRTVLEFLRLETQQRRISTFNEVSETLPDVAADPDQLQQVFVNLIMNACDACAPGGRVTIRGRLDATPSAVACPCVRIEVVDDGHGIPAENRNQVFDPFFSTKKKGVGSGLGLAIVAQIVRNHRGAIELESEPGRGTCVTLLWPTVASVAPREEEPRDVA; encoded by the coding sequence GTGGCGCGGTGGGTGATCTTGTCGATCGCGGTGATCCTCGTGGCCCTCACGCTGGTGGGGGGCACGATGATCTCCCTGGCGCGCCGGGAGCAGGCCGCGCTGCTCGCGCGCTTCACCGAGGCCCGGCAACAACGCGTCGAGCGGGTCGCGGCCAGCGTCGCGCACGGGCTGGCGACGGCCGCCGAGAATCTGCGGGCTGTGGCGCGCCTGCTGCCCCACGCCACCGGCGAGGAGCGCCAGCACGCGCTCACCGCGGCCCTCGCGCTGATCAAGCCCTTTCATCTGATCGAGGTCTTCGACGCTGCCGGGCGGCGACGGCTCTCGGTGGCCGGACCCTCGCTGCGGCCCCGCCTGGATGCGGCGTCGCTGCAGGCCGTGATGGCCCAGTCGGCCACGCGGGTCGGGTCACTTCGTCCGGGCGCGCTGTTCGTCTCGCCGCGACTCTCCGGCGGCCCACCGGACGGGTACTACGTCTTTGCGATCGGTCTGCCCGGCGCGCCGGGAGGCCTCTCGGGGGGCGTGATCGCCGTCCTGGTCGACACCCGGCCGTTCTTCGAGGCGCTCGGACCGCTCTCCGCGGAGCACGGGTCGCGCCTCCTCGTGCTGGACCCGGCCGGTCGTCCAGGGCACGCCACGAGCGAGCGGCTGCTTCCCCTTCTGGACCAGGGCGACGCCCAGGGGACGGCGCCGGGGTGGAGCTCCGTCCTGCGCGAGCTGCGCGCAGGTGGGCGCGGAGCTCGCGTGCTCGACGAGGAGGAGGTCCGCCGCGCGGGACTCGGCCTCGAGCCTCTCGTCGCCGCGTACGCGCCGGTGCGCGTGGACCGCGGGACCCATTGGTCGCTCGCCACCTTCAGCTCCACGGCGGTGCTCCAGGCGGAGCGCCGAGCTGCCCTGGTGCGACGCGGGCTCATCTCCGGGGCGCTCGTGGTCTGCTTCATCGGGCTCGCGGCGTTCATCTTCTACGCCGCCCGCCGCACGGCGGTGCTGCGCGATCGGCTGCGCTACGCCGCCGAGATCGAGTACCTGCACGAGAAGACCGAGAAGATCCTGGACAACATCCCGACGGGCATCCTGGCGCTCTCGGATGACGGGGTTACTGTGGCCGTCAACCGCGTGCTCCGGGAGCGCATGCCGCCGACCGCGCTCGGCGCGCCGCTGCCCGAGGCCTTCCCGGAGGCCGCCTCGGGCACGATTCTTCGGCTGCGCGGGCTCATCGAGCAGACCCGGCTGTCGAACCAGGTCCAGAGCTTGTTCGGCGAGTTTCTCGCCCTCTTCGGGGACGAGGAGCGCTACAACGTGCACGTGGTGCCCCTCGAGCCGCGGTTTCCGGACACCCGGTTTCTGGTCGTCATCGAGGATCTGAGCGAGGTGCGCGCGCTCGAGGATCAGCTCCTGCGGGCCGAGAAGCTGGCCACCGTGGGAGTGCTGGCGGCCGGGATCGCCCATGAGATCGGCACGCCGCTCGGGGTGGTCCGCGGGCGGGCGGAGTACGTCCTGGGCAAGCTGGGGCCGGATCACTCGCAGGCACGGGGCGTGCAGGTGATCATCGAACAGATCGATCACGTGACCAGCACGCTGCGACAGCTTCTCGACTTCTCCCGCGTCAAGTCGGCGGTGGTGCGGCCGGTGGCGGTGCAAGCGGTCGTCCGCACGGTGCTCGAGTTCCTGCGGCTCGAGACCCAGCAGCGTCGCATCTCCACCTTCAACGAGGTGTCGGAGACGCTGCCGGACGTGGCGGCGGATCCCGACCAGCTCCAGCAGGTGTTCGTGAACTTGATCATGAACGCCTGCGACGCGTGTGCCCCTGGCGGCCGGGTGACGATCCGCGGCCGCCTCGACGCCACGCCGAGCGCGGTGGCCTGTCCGTGCGTCCGGATCGAGGTGGTGGACGATGGCCACGGGATCCCGGCGGAGAACCGCAATCAGGTCTTCGACCCCTTCTTCAGCACCAAGAAGAAGGGCGTGGGAAGCGGCCTGGGCCTGGCCATCGTGGCCCAGATCGTCCGCAATCACCGCGGAGCGATCGAGCTCGAGAGCGAACCTGGGCGCGGGACCTGCGTGACGCTGCTCTGGCCCACCGTAGCGTCCGTCGCACCCCGCGAGGAGGAGCCGCGCGATGTCGCGTAA
- a CDS encoding sigma-54-dependent Fis family transcriptional regulator, with protein MSRKPKGRVLVVDDHLEMVRLLADQLTDEGYEVELAEGGRAGLLALEKFFPEVVLTDLRMDAVDGFDVLEGVRAVDPTLPVIIMTAFGAIDSAIDAIKRGAYHYLTKPFRLEEVLLYVARALADRRLRDQHRTLSRLAAERAGFAAMIGRSEPMRALYDLIERVAQSSDPVLIHGESGTGKELVARALHFEGPRRDRAFVVLNCTALPETLLESELFGHARGAFTGATTARRGLLVEADGGTLFLDEIGDMPSGLQAKLLRVLEDWEVRPVGADTSRKVDVRIIAATHQPLEGPESTFRRDLFYRLNVVPLTVPSLRERPEDIPLLVEHFWKKARERNPGAMAIRVAPQAVAALGRYSWPGNVRELENVVTRLVVLSAKEVIEEGDLPSQLTRLHGAPFPIEHASQRLVTLRELESQYIASVIEQCAGNKTRAAEILGIDPSTIHRRGKSPSTETPSPEPPGQPGARSPTSR; from the coding sequence ATGTCGCGTAAGCCAAAAGGACGGGTCCTGGTCGTGGACGACCATCTGGAGATGGTGCGGCTCCTGGCCGACCAGCTCACCGACGAAGGCTACGAGGTGGAGCTGGCGGAGGGGGGACGCGCCGGGCTTCTGGCCCTCGAGAAGTTCTTCCCGGAGGTCGTCCTGACCGATCTCCGCATGGACGCGGTAGACGGGTTCGATGTGCTCGAAGGGGTGCGGGCAGTCGATCCCACGCTGCCGGTGATCATCATGACCGCCTTCGGCGCGATCGACAGCGCGATCGACGCCATCAAGCGGGGCGCCTACCACTACCTCACCAAGCCCTTCCGCCTCGAGGAGGTGCTCTTGTACGTGGCCCGCGCCCTGGCCGACCGGCGGCTGCGAGACCAGCACCGCACTCTCAGCCGCCTGGCCGCCGAGCGGGCTGGCTTTGCGGCCATGATCGGGCGCAGCGAGCCGATGCGTGCCCTCTATGACCTCATCGAGCGGGTGGCGCAGTCCTCGGACCCCGTGCTGATCCACGGGGAGAGCGGTACGGGGAAGGAGCTGGTCGCGCGCGCCCTGCACTTCGAGGGACCTCGGCGGGATCGCGCCTTCGTGGTGCTCAACTGCACGGCCCTGCCCGAGACGCTGCTCGAGAGCGAGCTCTTCGGTCACGCGCGCGGCGCCTTCACGGGGGCCACCACGGCTCGCCGCGGGCTGCTCGTCGAGGCCGACGGAGGAACGCTCTTTCTGGACGAGATCGGGGACATGCCCTCCGGGCTCCAGGCCAAGCTCCTCCGGGTCCTCGAGGACTGGGAGGTTCGCCCGGTCGGTGCCGACACCTCGCGCAAGGTGGACGTGCGCATCATCGCGGCGACGCACCAGCCGCTCGAGGGCCCGGAGAGCACCTTTCGAAGGGACCTCTTCTACCGGCTGAACGTCGTGCCGCTCACCGTCCCCTCGCTGCGGGAGCGCCCCGAGGACATCCCGCTCCTCGTCGAGCACTTCTGGAAGAAGGCGCGCGAGCGGAATCCCGGGGCGATGGCGATCCGCGTGGCCCCTCAGGCGGTAGCGGCGCTCGGGCGCTACTCCTGGCCCGGCAACGTGCGCGAGCTCGAGAACGTGGTGACTCGGCTGGTGGTCCTCTCGGCCAAGGAGGTAATCGAGGAAGGCGACCTGCCCTCACAGCTCACGCGGCTCCACGGCGCCCCCTTTCCGATCGAGCACGCCAGCCAGCGGCTGGTGACGCTGCGCGAGCTGGAGAGCCAGTACATCGCCTCGGTGATCGAGCAGTGCGCCGGGAACAAGACGCGGGCCGCGGAGATCCTGGGCATCGATCCGTCCACCATCCACCGGCGAGGCAAGTCGCCCTCGACGGAGACCCCCTCGCCGGAGCCCCCGGGGCAGCCGGGCGCTCGGTCTCCCACCTCTCGATGA
- a CDS encoding MlaE family lipid ABC transporter permease subunit, whose translation MGEPVDGLVEVRLHGALAFAEASALWSELRARLSPPMREAVRFDLSQIASIDGGAMALLVQAKWDLQTAGVRCEFVGGAGTVQAILALYEGDAAPTPRPARVRPGFLGQLGNATVAALRELQLGLAFLGSLVLSVAGVVRRPRTGNWREVAPIMNRTGTDAVPIVVLINFLVGFAMAFQSAVQLKQFGANIYVANLVGLSMTRELGPLMTAIIVCGRSGAAFAAELGTMKVSEEIDALRTMGFGPLRFLVLPRMLALFLVIPVLTLFADLVGMIGGLVVGVVNLDLTVTGYLNQTGGALRVWDVFQGVIKSGVFGLAIGLISCHQGLATSGGAEGVGRRTTAAVVTSLLAIIVIDAGFTLIFYVLDL comes from the coding sequence GTGGGCGAGCCGGTCGACGGGCTCGTCGAGGTGCGCCTCCACGGCGCGCTCGCCTTCGCCGAAGCCTCCGCCCTCTGGTCCGAGCTCCGCGCGCGTCTCTCGCCCCCCATGCGCGAGGCCGTGCGTTTCGACCTCTCACAGATCGCCTCGATCGACGGCGGGGCGATGGCACTCTTGGTTCAGGCCAAGTGGGACCTCCAGACAGCCGGAGTGCGCTGCGAGTTTGTCGGTGGAGCCGGCACCGTGCAGGCGATCCTCGCCCTCTATGAGGGGGACGCGGCGCCCACCCCGCGGCCCGCGCGCGTGCGCCCCGGGTTTCTCGGGCAGCTCGGTAACGCCACGGTCGCGGCGCTGCGCGAGCTGCAGCTCGGCCTCGCCTTTCTCGGAAGCCTGGTGCTCTCGGTGGCTGGGGTGGTGCGCAGGCCGCGGACGGGGAACTGGCGCGAGGTGGCGCCGATCATGAACCGCACCGGCACCGACGCGGTCCCCATCGTGGTGCTGATCAACTTCCTCGTCGGCTTCGCGATGGCCTTCCAGTCTGCGGTCCAGCTCAAGCAGTTCGGGGCGAACATCTACGTGGCGAACCTGGTAGGTCTCTCGATGACCCGCGAGCTCGGCCCGCTCATGACGGCGATCATCGTCTGCGGTCGTTCGGGTGCGGCGTTCGCCGCCGAGCTCGGGACGATGAAGGTCTCCGAGGAGATCGACGCGCTGCGCACCATGGGCTTCGGCCCCCTGCGCTTCCTGGTGCTCCCGAGGATGCTGGCCCTCTTCCTCGTGATTCCGGTGCTGACCCTCTTCGCGGACCTGGTGGGCATGATCGGTGGCCTGGTAGTGGGGGTGGTCAACCTGGACCTCACCGTCACCGGCTACCTCAACCAGACCGGGGGCGCCCTCCGGGTCTGGGACGTCTTCCAGGGCGTGATCAAGAGCGGCGTCTTCGGCCTCGCCATCGGCCTCATCTCTTGCCACCAGGGGCTCGCCACCTCGGGGGGCGCCGAGGGAGTGGGCCGCCGCACCACGGCCGCCGTGGTGACCTCGCTCCTGGCGATCATCGTGATCGACGCGGGCTTCACCCTCATCTTCTACGTGCTCGACCTATGA
- a CDS encoding ATP-binding cassette domain-containing protein, with amino-acid sequence MTTPLITVTDLTMGWGDDNLLEHQSFEVLQGEVFAILGRSGCGKSTLLRYMIGLEEPKGGTLAIEGLGAPTLGVGRPPYGVMFQSGALFGSMTVGENLALALTEWTDLPSDAVSAIVRAKLRLVGLQGSEHKRPSELSGGMKKRAAIARAMALEPSLIFLDEPSAGLDPVSAVELDELILALSTGLGLTVVLVTHELESIFKVAARCILLDRESKSIIARGDPRDLRESSGRPEVHQFFNRTTKDA; translated from the coding sequence ATGACCACACCGCTCATCACGGTCACGGATCTGACGATGGGCTGGGGGGACGACAACCTCCTCGAGCACCAGTCGTTCGAGGTCCTGCAGGGCGAGGTCTTCGCGATCCTCGGCAGGAGCGGCTGCGGCAAGTCCACCCTGCTCCGGTACATGATCGGCCTCGAGGAGCCGAAGGGCGGAACTCTCGCCATCGAGGGCCTCGGGGCGCCCACCCTGGGGGTCGGACGGCCACCCTATGGCGTGATGTTCCAGTCGGGCGCCCTCTTCGGCTCCATGACCGTGGGCGAGAACCTGGCGCTGGCGCTCACCGAGTGGACCGACCTGCCGTCGGACGCGGTGAGCGCGATCGTGCGCGCGAAGCTCCGGCTGGTGGGGTTGCAGGGGAGCGAGCACAAACGTCCGTCCGAGCTCTCGGGAGGCATGAAGAAGCGCGCCGCCATCGCGCGGGCCATGGCGCTCGAGCCGAGCCTGATCTTCCTCGACGAGCCCTCCGCCGGCCTGGACCCGGTCAGCGCCGTGGAGCTGGACGAGCTCATCCTGGCCTTGAGCACGGGCCTTGGGCTGACGGTGGTGCTCGTGACCCACGAGCTGGAGAGCATCTTCAAGGTCGCGGCCCGGTGCATTCTCCTCGACCGCGAGAGCAAGAGCATCATCGCGCGCGGAGACCCGCGGGACCTGCGCGAGAGCAGCGGCCGGCCCGAGGTGCACCAGTTCTTCAACCGAACCACGAAGGACGCGTGA
- a CDS encoding MCE family protein, with product MATPTNHWKLGLFVLLGAVMILSTVGVLGARSMRKATGSYVSYLDESVQGLEVGSPVKFRGVTIGTVGKIDVAPDHRHVELTSELGKAELSRLGLDVRAGLVESGAPKKLEQAIDLRVQLASSGLTGVKFLQLDFFPVARHPRPVLPFPVPKNYIPATSSMMKDLEISLARTMNSLPKITEQVTRILGRIDGLVREVGERKLVERAVSTIVAVRRLVGEAQRKVAQLEPARLSGQVEKTLASFAATATRLDGILARMDGERGLLKSVLRASNAFGDTARNAEGLGAQLEEALRAVGEAAKSIHKLAGALEQEPDMLVKGRVKQR from the coding sequence ATGGCCACCCCCACCAACCACTGGAAGCTCGGGCTCTTCGTGCTCCTCGGAGCGGTGATGATCCTGTCCACCGTGGGGGTGCTCGGGGCGCGTAGCATGCGCAAGGCGACCGGGAGCTACGTCTCGTACCTCGACGAGTCCGTGCAGGGGCTCGAGGTGGGCTCGCCGGTCAAGTTCCGCGGCGTCACCATCGGCACGGTGGGAAAGATCGACGTGGCGCCGGACCATCGCCACGTCGAGCTGACCAGCGAGCTCGGCAAGGCCGAGCTGAGTCGCCTCGGCCTGGACGTGAGGGCCGGGCTGGTCGAAAGCGGCGCGCCGAAGAAGCTCGAGCAGGCCATCGACCTCCGGGTGCAGCTCGCCTCGTCGGGGCTGACGGGGGTGAAGTTCCTGCAGCTCGACTTCTTTCCCGTCGCGCGCCACCCGCGGCCGGTGCTGCCGTTCCCGGTGCCGAAGAACTACATCCCCGCCACCTCCTCGATGATGAAGGACCTCGAGATCTCGCTCGCGCGCACGATGAACAGCCTGCCCAAGATCACCGAGCAAGTGACGCGGATCCTCGGCCGCATCGACGGGCTCGTGCGCGAAGTCGGAGAACGCAAGCTGGTCGAGCGGGCCGTCTCCACCATCGTCGCGGTGCGTCGCCTCGTCGGCGAGGCGCAGCGCAAGGTCGCGCAGCTCGAGCCCGCCCGCCTCTCGGGCCAGGTCGAGAAGACCCTCGCCAGCTTCGCCGCGACCGCGACGCGCCTGGACGGGATCCTGGCGCGCATGGATGGGGAAAGAGGCCTGCTGAAGAGCGTTCTCCGCGCATCGAACGCCTTTGGAGATACGGCGCGGAACGCCGAAGGGCTCGGCGCCCAGCTCGAGGAGGCCTTGCGTGCGGTCGGGGAGGCGGCGAAGTCCATCCACAAGCTGGCCGGCGCGCTCGAGCAGGAACCCGACATGCTGGTGAAGGGACGGGTGAAGCAGCGATGA
- a CDS encoding membrane integrity-associated transporter subunit PqiC — protein MNPRSPRVFLVAVAACAGLCAAGCALLSKSAPIEPRYYSPERPSDLPKAAPQPPGTPPPELRLGRVHGVSHLDELLVFRQTASELGYYRLRRWTEVPAEYLKRRLSRVLFEERGLRQTMGGGGPTLEVQLTAFEELRTPRHLARVQTIVRLHDERAVRWQETVTVDLPVVAARSGDTSDAVVEALGRAMRATVDRIADRVVRELEVAPTPASAARGDR, from the coding sequence ATGAACCCACGATCGCCACGAGTGTTCCTCGTCGCCGTCGCCGCCTGCGCGGGCCTGTGTGCCGCGGGCTGCGCTCTGCTCTCGAAGAGCGCGCCGATCGAACCGCGCTACTACAGCCCCGAGCGGCCGAGCGACCTCCCGAAGGCGGCTCCGCAACCTCCGGGGACCCCACCGCCAGAGCTGCGCCTCGGTCGCGTGCACGGGGTCTCGCATCTGGACGAGCTGCTGGTCTTCCGGCAGACGGCCAGCGAGCTCGGCTACTACCGGCTGCGGCGCTGGACCGAGGTGCCCGCGGAGTACCTCAAGCGGCGGCTTTCACGGGTGCTCTTCGAGGAGCGCGGTCTCCGGCAGACCATGGGTGGCGGCGGGCCGACCCTCGAGGTGCAGCTCACGGCCTTCGAGGAGCTGCGCACCCCGCGGCACCTGGCACGGGTGCAGACGATCGTACGGCTGCACGACGAGCGTGCGGTCCGCTGGCAGGAGACGGTTACCGTGGACCTGCCGGTGGTCGCGGCGCGGAGCGGCGACACCTCCGATGCGGTGGTCGAGGCCCTCGGTCGGGCGATGCGGGCGACGGTGGACCGGATCGCCGACCGCGTGGTTCGCGAGCTCGAGGTGGCGCCCACGCCCGCGTCCGCGGCGCGTGGGGACAGGTAG